Proteins from one Panicum virgatum strain AP13 chromosome 7K, P.virgatum_v5, whole genome shotgun sequence genomic window:
- the LOC120642284 gene encoding galactose mutarotase-like gives MQQSCRLQQLPICFILLARVSWLAMARPQLLLALLCLAASLSAQAAAGSGGWKMVGVYELKMGDFSVKVTNWGARLMSVVLPDSKGNLADVVLGKDTIAEYVNDTSYFGPITGRVAQRISRGRFVLDGKVYHLYRNDGRNTLHGGGRGFHKVIWTVKEYVAGGDSPHITFYYRSFDGEQGFPGNLDAYVTYRVSSPYTLGVHMSATALDKATPVNLLLHTYWNLGGHGSGDVLGHTLRLFASRHAVLDEELLPSSGRVAPVAGTPLDFRAPTPIGARIRQVMGGKVVGYDANYIIDGEPEGMRPVAQVRDGASGRAVELWANQATVQIYTGNWLNNTKGKDGKVYNQYAGFTLETMGYVDAVNHPEFPSQTLLPGQEYKHDMVFKFSF, from the exons ATGCAGCAGTCTTGCAGGCTCCAGCAACTTCCTATCTGTTTCATTCTGTTAGCTAGAGTCAGCTGGTTGGCAATGGCTCGGCCTCAGCTTCTCCTCGCGCTGCTGTGCCTCGCCGCCTCCCTGagcgcgcaggccgccgccggctccggcgggtGGAAGATGGTCGGCGTGTACGAGCTCAAGATGGGGGACTTCTCCGTCAAGGTCACCAACTGGGGCGCCAGGCTCATGTCCGTCGTCCTCCCCGATTCCAAAG GGAACCTGGCTGATGTCGTCCTTGGCAAGGACACCATCGCGGAATACGTT AACGACACCTCTTATTTCGGGCCGATAACCGGCCGCGTAGCACAGAGAATATCCCGGGGCCGGTTCGTCCTCGACGGCAAAGTCTACCACCTGTACAGGAACGACGGCAGGAACACACTCCACG GTGGTGGCAGAGGGTTCCACAAGGTCATCTGGACGGTGAAGGAgtacgtcgccggcggcgactcgCCGCACATCACCTTCTACTACCGCAGCTTCGACGGGGAGCAGGGCTTCCCGGGGAACCTGGACGCGTACGTGACGTACCGGGTGTCGAGCCCCTACACGCTGGGCGTGCACATGAGCGCGACGGCGCTGGACAAGGCGACGCCGGTGAACCTCCTGCTGCACACGTACTGGAACCTGGGCGggcacggcagcggcgacgtcCTCGGCCACACGCTCCGGCTCTTCGCGTCGCGGCACGCCGTGCTGGACGAGGAGCTCCTCCCATCGTCGGGCCGCGTCGCGCCGGTGGCCGGCACGCCCTTGGACTTCCGGGCGCCGACGCCCATCGGCGCGCGCATCCGCCAGGTCATGGGCGGCAAGGTCGTCGGGTACGACGCCAACTACATCATCGACGGGGAGCCGGAGGGCATGCGGCCGGTCGCGCAGGTGCGGGACGGCGCGTCCGGCAGGGCGGTGGAGCTGTGGGCGAACCAGGCGACCGTGCAGATCTACACGGGGAACTGGCTGAACAACACCAAGGGGAAGGATGGCAAGGTGTACAACCAGTACGCGGGGTTCACCCTGGAGACGATGGGGTACGTGGACGCCGTGAACCACCCCGAGTTCCCGTCGCAGACGCTGCTGCCTGGCCAGGAGTACAAGCACGACATGGTCTTCAAGTTCTCATTCTAG